A genomic window from Candidatus Poribacteria bacterium includes:
- a CDS encoding glycosyltransferase family 2 protein produces MTKPCIVIPAYNESRYIGRLIDEILSKFGDLIADLIVVDDGSIDETAKIAFEAGAHVIGHRRNMGKGMALRTGFNYALGRGHDPIMTMDGDGQHDPDDIPRFIARFSKGDVDIVLGAREIDRCRMPLHRRLNNKLVSAVGSWLSGQKVPDFQCGYRLIRSEVLERICLETFRYETESELLIKAGRLGYKIVSIPIRTIYNGAKSNVDPLVEMKLFTLLLFRSLRER; encoded by the coding sequence ATGACCAAACCCTGCATCGTTATACCGGCATATAACGAATCAAGATATATCGGCCGGTTGATCGATGAGATACTCTCTAAATTCGGAGATCTGATAGCCGATTTGATCGTCGTGGATGATGGCTCGATCGATGAGACGGCAAAGATCGCCTTTGAGGCAGGGGCTCATGTGATAGGACATCGTAGAAATATGGGTAAGGGAATGGCCTTGAGAACAGGTTTCAATTATGCGCTCGGGCGAGGCCATGACCCAATCATGACGATGGACGGCGACGGTCAACACGATCCGGACGATATCCCCCGATTTATAGCCAGGTTCAGCAAGGGAGACGTGGATATAGTCCTGGGGGCGAGGGAGATCGATCGATGTAGAATGCCACTGCACAGAAGACTCAATAACAAGCTGGTCTCGGCGGTTGGATCGTGGCTTTCGGGGCAGAAAGTGCCGGATTTCCAGTGCGGTTATCGCCTTATAAGGTCTGAGGTTCTTGAGAGGATATGCCTGGAGACATTCAGGTATGAAACCGAATCGGAGCTTCTGATAAAAGCCGGAAGGTTAGGCTATAAAATAGTTTCGATCCCTATTAGGACGATCTATAACGGCGCTAAAAGCAACGTCGATCCGCTGGTCGAGATGAAGCTTTTCACCCTGCTGCTTTTCAGGAGTCTCAGGGAAAGATGA
- the thiC gene encoding phosphomethylpyrimidine synthase ThiC → MRTLIDQVRAGEIPPRIKMIADEEGVDRHELADRVAGGEVVILRNIRHAHVKPCGIGRGLRTKVNANIGTSPDFPSLESELKKLKVAVDAGANTVMDLSTGGDLDRIRRAILKESRVPVGSVPIYQAAVEVTKSGRPLRDMKVEELFSVIERHCADGMDFITVHCGLTRSALDRLIEGGRVMDVVSRGGSFIVGWMLQNDAENPLYEHFDRLIQIARRYDVTLSLGDGMRPGCLADATDRAQVEELIVLGELQKRALEAGVQVMIEGPGHLPLNEVEANVLMEKKLCNNAPFYVLGPVVTDVAPGYDHLVSAIGGALAAAAGADFLCYVTPSEHLGLPDADDVRQGVIAARIAAHAADIAKGIKGALDWDLEMARARKRLDWRRQIELAIDSEMARKIRADKPSGESDVCSMCGEFCAVKNLNKFLESIGRKRSE, encoded by the coding sequence ATGAGGACGTTGATAGATCAGGTGAGAGCAGGAGAAATCCCTCCCCGGATTAAGATGATAGCTGATGAGGAGGGAGTAGACAGGCATGAGCTTGCCGATCGGGTAGCCGGAGGAGAGGTTGTTATCCTTCGCAACATCAGACATGCTCACGTTAAACCCTGTGGAATTGGCAGAGGGTTACGTACGAAGGTCAACGCTAATATCGGCACGTCACCCGACTTCCCGAGTTTGGAAAGCGAGCTGAAGAAGCTCAAAGTCGCCGTCGACGCTGGGGCGAATACGGTTATGGACCTCAGCACGGGGGGTGACCTGGATCGGATAAGGAGGGCGATCTTAAAGGAGAGCAGAGTACCGGTTGGCTCTGTTCCTATATATCAGGCGGCGGTTGAGGTCACGAAAAGTGGTAGACCTCTGCGGGATATGAAGGTAGAGGAACTCTTCTCGGTCATCGAAAGACACTGCGCCGACGGAATGGATTTCATAACGGTGCATTGCGGCCTCACCCGCTCGGCTCTCGATAGGTTGATCGAGGGCGGAAGGGTGATGGACGTGGTGAGCAGAGGTGGATCCTTCATCGTCGGATGGATGTTACAAAACGATGCTGAAAATCCACTCTATGAGCATTTCGATAGATTGATCCAAATCGCAAGACGGTATGATGTCACGCTCAGCCTCGGCGATGGGATGCGTCCTGGGTGTTTGGCTGACGCCACCGATAGGGCTCAGGTGGAAGAGCTTATAGTTCTAGGGGAGCTTCAAAAGAGAGCCCTTGAGGCGGGTGTTCAGGTGATGATAGAAGGGCCGGGACATCTGCCGCTTAACGAGGTCGAGGCCAACGTGTTGATGGAGAAGAAGCTTTGCAACAACGCTCCCTTCTATGTCCTGGGGCCGGTCGTAACCGATGTCGCCCCCGGATATGATCACCTTGTCTCCGCCATAGGCGGCGCTCTAGCGGCGGCGGCGGGAGCCGATTTCCTCTGTTATGTCACCCCCTCTGAACACCTGGGGCTTCCGGACGCCGATGATGTTAGACAAGGGGTGATCGCAGCCAGAATAGCCGCACATGCAGCCGATATAGCTAAAGGGATCAAAGGAGCATTGGATTGGGATCTGGAGATGGCCAGGGCGCGTAAAAGGTTGGATTGGAGGAGACAAATAGAACTGGCTATCGATTCGGAGATGGCTCGGAAAATCCGGGCCGATAAACCCTCGGGTGAATCGGATGTCTGCTCCATGTGCGGCGAATTCTGTGCCGTTAAAAACCTGAATAAATTCCTCGAATCTATAGGTAGGAAACGATCTGAATGA